The following proteins are co-located in the Enoplosus armatus isolate fEnoArm2 chromosome 8, fEnoArm2.hap1, whole genome shotgun sequence genome:
- the LOC139288635 gene encoding protein bicaudal D homolog 2 isoform X1 codes for MSVEEQGYPDAVMLLEARPEWMRAEIERLSRELSETTNEKIQAAEYGLVVLEEKQQLKQQYDDLEIEYEAVRQELDQLKEAFGQAYSNHRKVAADGESREESLIQESACKEAYYEQRVLELQTELRQTRNILTNTQSENERLNTISQEMRENSQMVELQRNQLRDDIKEYKFLEARLLQDYTELEEENISLQKQVSMLKQSQVEFEGLKHEIRRLEEDTQFLNSQLEDAIRLKEIAERQLGEALETIKTERELKASLRKELSHYMSIGDTLYHSPLSISLDGLKFSDDASTEPNNDEALQEYENGFTKLANAITYDNYVSTPKKEELFHPAPSLVDDLLSELNISEIQKLKQQLMQMEREKVNLLSTLQDSQKQLEQANGALSDHQEKVNRLTENLNAIRKLQASKERQSALDNEKERDSHEDGDYYEVDINGPEILECKYKVAVSEAGELKEELKTLKTEYQACQSRYEDERNRLENDVTTLGEKLATLEKTSHSEREEKAKLQKELRKLSDVAGESQGSLSVAQDELVTFSEELATLYNHVCMCNNETPNRVMLDFYKEGKGGRSSPEGRGRRSPILLTKGLFPEPGKTDLSDGAPSPVSSLPSPVSDHRREPMNIYNLVAIIRDQIKHLQLAVDRTTELSRQRVASLELGTVADKDKEACMEEILKLKSLLSTKREQIATLRTVLKANKQTAEVALANLKSKYENEKAMVTETMMKLRNELKALKEDAATFSSLRAMFATRCDEYVTQLDEMQRQLAAAEDEKKTLNSLLRMAIQQKLALTQRLEDLEFDHEQTRRGGNSGRTRTRSKATTATSNNPHVSQSLTCSGSGRPEPNNAMPNGILGGPVVFCSEKYKIYCD; via the exons GCCTTTGGACAAGCCTACTCCAACCACAGGAAGGTGGCAGCGGATGGGGAGAGCCGTGAGGAGTCTCTTATCCAGGAGTCAGCCTGTAAGGAGGCCTACTACGAGCAGAGGGTCCTGGAGCTGCAGACCGAGCTCCGCCAGACGCGCAACATCCTCACCAATACCCAGTCTGAGAATGAACGCCTGAACACCATCTCccaggagatgagagag AACAGCCAGATGGTGGAGCTCCAGAGGAATCAGCTGCGTGATGACATCAAGGAGTACAAGTTCCTCGAGGCTCGTCTGCTGCAGGACTACAccgagctggaggaggagaacatCTCGCTGCAGAAGCAGGTCTCCATGCTCAAACAGAGCCAG GTGGAGTTTGAGGGTTTGAAGCACGAGATCCGTCGTCTAGAGGAAGATACTCAGTTCCTTAACAGCCAGCTGGAGGACGCCATCCGACTGAAAGAGATCGCCGAGCGTCAGCTAGGCGAGGCCCTGGAGACCATCAAGACTGAGCGTGAGCTGAAAGCCTCCCTGAGGAAAGAGCTCTCCCACTACATGAGCATTGGGGACACTCTGTATCACAG CCCTCTTAGCATTTCTCTGGATGGTCTCAAGTTCAGCGACGACGCCTCCACTGAACCTAACAACGACGAGGCTCTCCAAGAATACGAGAATGGCTTCACCAAACTGGCCAACGCCATCACCTACGACAACTACGTCTCCACGCCCAAGAAGGAAGAGCTGTTCCATCCTGCGCCCAGCCTCGTGGACGACCTGCTGAGCGAACTCAACATCTCAGAGATCCAGAagctcaaacagcagctgatgcAG ATGGAGCGTGAGAAGGTCAACCTGCTGTCCACCCTGCAGGACTCCcagaagcagctggagcaggCTAACGGCGCACTGTCAGATCACCAGGAGAAGGTCAACCGCCTCACCGAGAACCTCAACGCCATCCGCAAGCTCCAGGCCAGCAAGGAGCGCCAGTCTGCCTTGGACAACGAGAAAGAACGTGATAGCCATGAAGACGGAGACTACTACGAGGTGGACATCAACGGACCTGAGATTCTGGAGTGCAAGTACAAG GTTGCTGTGTCTGAGGCAGGAGAGCTGAAGGAGGAACTGAAGACTCTGAAGACCGAGTACCAGGCCTGTCAGTCACGTTACGAAGACGAGCGCAACCGCCTGGAGAACGACGTCACAACGCTGGGAGAGAAGCTGGCAACTCTGGAGAAGACAAGTcactcagagagagaagagaaggctAAGCTGCAGAAGGAGCTGCGCAAG TTGAGCGATGTGGCAGGCGAGTCCCAGGGTAGTCTGAGTGTGGCACAGGACGAGCTGGTCACCTTCAGTGAAGAACTGGCCACCCTCTACAACCACGTCTGCATGTGCAACAACGAGACACCCAACCGCGTCATGCTCGACTTCTACAAGGAGGGTAAGGGCGGTCGGAGCAGTCCAGAGGGCCGTGGCCGCCGCTCTCCCATTTTGCTCACTAAGGGCCTCTTCCCCGAGCCTGGTAAGACCGACCTAAGCGACGGAGCCCCCTCACCAGTTTCCTCACTGCCTTCTCCTGTGTCTGACCACCGCCGCGAGCCCATGAACATCTATAATCTGGTGGCCATCATCAGAGACCAGATCAAGCACCTGCAGCTGGCTGTGGACCGCACCACGGAGCTTTCACGCCAGAGGGTGGCCTCCCTGGAGCTCGGCACCGTGGCCGACAAGGACAAGGAAGCCTGCATGGAGGAGATCCTCAAACTGAAATCCCTGCTCAGCACCAAGAGGGAACAGATTGCAACCCTGAGGACTGTCCTCAAGGCCAACAAGCAG ACAGCTGAAGTTGCTCTGGCCAATCTGAAGAGCAAGTATGAGAATGAGAAGGCCATGGTGACCGAGACCATGATGAAACTGAGGAATGAGCTCAAAGCCCTGAAGGAGGACGCTGccaccttttcctctctccgAGCCATGTTCGCCACACG TTGTGACGAGTATGTCACTCAGCTGGATGAGATGCAGAGGCAgctggctgcagcagaggaTGAGAAGAAGACCCTCAACTCCCTGCTGCGGATGGCTATCCAGCAGAAACTGGCCCTGACTCAGCGTCTGGAAGACCTGGAGTTCGACCACGAGCAGACCCGCCGGGGAGGCAACTCGGGCCGGACTAGGACCCGCAGCAAGGCCACCACCGCCACCTCCAACAACCCCCACGTAAGTCAGAGTCTCACCTGCTCTGGCTCCGGCCGCCCAGAGCCCAACAATGCTATGCCCAATGGCATTCTGGGAGGCCCCGTGGTGTTTTGCAGCGAGAAGTACAAGATCTACTGCGACTGA
- the LOC139288635 gene encoding protein bicaudal D homolog 2 isoform X4, with product MSVEEQGYPDAVMLLEARPEWMRAEIERLSRELSETTNEKIQAAEYGLVVLEEKQQLKQQYDDLEIEYEAVRQELDQLKEAFGQAYSNHRKVAADGESREESLIQESACKEAYYEQRVLELQTELRQTRNILTNTQSENERLNTISQEMRENSQMVELQRNQLRDDIKEYKFLEARLLQDYTELEEENISLQKQVSMLKQSQVEFEGLKHEIRRLEEDTQFLNSQLEDAIRLKEIAERQLGEALETIKTERELKASLRKELSHYMSIGDTLPLSISLDGLKFSDDASTEPNNDEALQEYENGFTKLANAITYDNYVSTPKKEELFHPAPSLVDDLLSELNISEIQKLKQQLMQMEREKVNLLSTLQDSQKQLEQANGALSDHQEKVNRLTENLNAIRKLQASKERQSALDNEKERDSHEDGDYYEVDINGPEILECKYKVAVSEAGELKEELKTLKTEYQACQSRYEDERNRLENDVTTLGEKLATLEKTSHSEREEKAKLQKELRKLSDVAGESQGSLSVAQDELVTFSEELATLYNHVCMCNNETPNRVMLDFYKEGKGGRSSPEGRGRRSPILLTKGLFPEPGKTDLSDGAPSPVSSLPSPVSDHRREPMNIYNLVAIIRDQIKHLQLAVDRTTELSRQRVASLELGTVADKDKEACMEEILKLKSLLSTKREQIATLRTVLKANKQTAEVALANLKSKYENEKAMVTETMMKLRNELKALKEDAATFSSLRAMFATRCDEYVTQLDEMQRQLAAAEDEKKTLNSLLRMAIQQKLALTQRLEDLEFDHEQTRRGGNSGRTRTRSKIVSSLLPMHHHSPFN from the exons GCCTTTGGACAAGCCTACTCCAACCACAGGAAGGTGGCAGCGGATGGGGAGAGCCGTGAGGAGTCTCTTATCCAGGAGTCAGCCTGTAAGGAGGCCTACTACGAGCAGAGGGTCCTGGAGCTGCAGACCGAGCTCCGCCAGACGCGCAACATCCTCACCAATACCCAGTCTGAGAATGAACGCCTGAACACCATCTCccaggagatgagagag AACAGCCAGATGGTGGAGCTCCAGAGGAATCAGCTGCGTGATGACATCAAGGAGTACAAGTTCCTCGAGGCTCGTCTGCTGCAGGACTACAccgagctggaggaggagaacatCTCGCTGCAGAAGCAGGTCTCCATGCTCAAACAGAGCCAG GTGGAGTTTGAGGGTTTGAAGCACGAGATCCGTCGTCTAGAGGAAGATACTCAGTTCCTTAACAGCCAGCTGGAGGACGCCATCCGACTGAAAGAGATCGCCGAGCGTCAGCTAGGCGAGGCCCTGGAGACCATCAAGACTGAGCGTGAGCTGAAAGCCTCCCTGAGGAAAGAGCTCTCCCACTACATGAGCATTGGGGACACTCT CCCTCTTAGCATTTCTCTGGATGGTCTCAAGTTCAGCGACGACGCCTCCACTGAACCTAACAACGACGAGGCTCTCCAAGAATACGAGAATGGCTTCACCAAACTGGCCAACGCCATCACCTACGACAACTACGTCTCCACGCCCAAGAAGGAAGAGCTGTTCCATCCTGCGCCCAGCCTCGTGGACGACCTGCTGAGCGAACTCAACATCTCAGAGATCCAGAagctcaaacagcagctgatgcAG ATGGAGCGTGAGAAGGTCAACCTGCTGTCCACCCTGCAGGACTCCcagaagcagctggagcaggCTAACGGCGCACTGTCAGATCACCAGGAGAAGGTCAACCGCCTCACCGAGAACCTCAACGCCATCCGCAAGCTCCAGGCCAGCAAGGAGCGCCAGTCTGCCTTGGACAACGAGAAAGAACGTGATAGCCATGAAGACGGAGACTACTACGAGGTGGACATCAACGGACCTGAGATTCTGGAGTGCAAGTACAAG GTTGCTGTGTCTGAGGCAGGAGAGCTGAAGGAGGAACTGAAGACTCTGAAGACCGAGTACCAGGCCTGTCAGTCACGTTACGAAGACGAGCGCAACCGCCTGGAGAACGACGTCACAACGCTGGGAGAGAAGCTGGCAACTCTGGAGAAGACAAGTcactcagagagagaagagaaggctAAGCTGCAGAAGGAGCTGCGCAAG TTGAGCGATGTGGCAGGCGAGTCCCAGGGTAGTCTGAGTGTGGCACAGGACGAGCTGGTCACCTTCAGTGAAGAACTGGCCACCCTCTACAACCACGTCTGCATGTGCAACAACGAGACACCCAACCGCGTCATGCTCGACTTCTACAAGGAGGGTAAGGGCGGTCGGAGCAGTCCAGAGGGCCGTGGCCGCCGCTCTCCCATTTTGCTCACTAAGGGCCTCTTCCCCGAGCCTGGTAAGACCGACCTAAGCGACGGAGCCCCCTCACCAGTTTCCTCACTGCCTTCTCCTGTGTCTGACCACCGCCGCGAGCCCATGAACATCTATAATCTGGTGGCCATCATCAGAGACCAGATCAAGCACCTGCAGCTGGCTGTGGACCGCACCACGGAGCTTTCACGCCAGAGGGTGGCCTCCCTGGAGCTCGGCACCGTGGCCGACAAGGACAAGGAAGCCTGCATGGAGGAGATCCTCAAACTGAAATCCCTGCTCAGCACCAAGAGGGAACAGATTGCAACCCTGAGGACTGTCCTCAAGGCCAACAAGCAG ACAGCTGAAGTTGCTCTGGCCAATCTGAAGAGCAAGTATGAGAATGAGAAGGCCATGGTGACCGAGACCATGATGAAACTGAGGAATGAGCTCAAAGCCCTGAAGGAGGACGCTGccaccttttcctctctccgAGCCATGTTCGCCACACG TTGTGACGAGTATGTCACTCAGCTGGATGAGATGCAGAGGCAgctggctgcagcagaggaTGAGAAGAAGACCCTCAACTCCCTGCTGCGGATGGCTATCCAGCAGAAACTGGCCCTGACTCAGCGTCTGGAAGACCTGGAGTTCGACCACGAGCAGACCCGCCGGGGAGGCAACTCGGGCCGGACTAGGACCCGCAGCAAG ATTGTCAGCAGCTTGCTCCCAATGCATCACCACTCACCCTTTAACTAG
- the LOC139288635 gene encoding protein bicaudal D homolog 2 isoform X2: MSVEEQGYPDAVMLLEARPEWMRAEIERLSRELSETTNEKIQAAEYGLVVLEEKQQLKQQYDDLEIEYEAVRQELDQLKEAFGQAYSNHRKVAADGESREESLIQESACKEAYYEQRVLELQTELRQTRNILTNTQSENERLNTISQEMRENSQMVELQRNQLRDDIKEYKFLEARLLQDYTELEEENISLQKQVSMLKQSQVEFEGLKHEIRRLEEDTQFLNSQLEDAIRLKEIAERQLGEALETIKTERELKASLRKELSHYMSIGDTLPLSISLDGLKFSDDASTEPNNDEALQEYENGFTKLANAITYDNYVSTPKKEELFHPAPSLVDDLLSELNISEIQKLKQQLMQMEREKVNLLSTLQDSQKQLEQANGALSDHQEKVNRLTENLNAIRKLQASKERQSALDNEKERDSHEDGDYYEVDINGPEILECKYKVAVSEAGELKEELKTLKTEYQACQSRYEDERNRLENDVTTLGEKLATLEKTSHSEREEKAKLQKELRKLSDVAGESQGSLSVAQDELVTFSEELATLYNHVCMCNNETPNRVMLDFYKEGKGGRSSPEGRGRRSPILLTKGLFPEPGKTDLSDGAPSPVSSLPSPVSDHRREPMNIYNLVAIIRDQIKHLQLAVDRTTELSRQRVASLELGTVADKDKEACMEEILKLKSLLSTKREQIATLRTVLKANKQTAEVALANLKSKYENEKAMVTETMMKLRNELKALKEDAATFSSLRAMFATRCDEYVTQLDEMQRQLAAAEDEKKTLNSLLRMAIQQKLALTQRLEDLEFDHEQTRRGGNSGRTRTRSKATTATSNNPHVSQSLTCSGSGRPEPNNAMPNGILGGPVVFCSEKYKIYCD, from the exons GCCTTTGGACAAGCCTACTCCAACCACAGGAAGGTGGCAGCGGATGGGGAGAGCCGTGAGGAGTCTCTTATCCAGGAGTCAGCCTGTAAGGAGGCCTACTACGAGCAGAGGGTCCTGGAGCTGCAGACCGAGCTCCGCCAGACGCGCAACATCCTCACCAATACCCAGTCTGAGAATGAACGCCTGAACACCATCTCccaggagatgagagag AACAGCCAGATGGTGGAGCTCCAGAGGAATCAGCTGCGTGATGACATCAAGGAGTACAAGTTCCTCGAGGCTCGTCTGCTGCAGGACTACAccgagctggaggaggagaacatCTCGCTGCAGAAGCAGGTCTCCATGCTCAAACAGAGCCAG GTGGAGTTTGAGGGTTTGAAGCACGAGATCCGTCGTCTAGAGGAAGATACTCAGTTCCTTAACAGCCAGCTGGAGGACGCCATCCGACTGAAAGAGATCGCCGAGCGTCAGCTAGGCGAGGCCCTGGAGACCATCAAGACTGAGCGTGAGCTGAAAGCCTCCCTGAGGAAAGAGCTCTCCCACTACATGAGCATTGGGGACACTCT CCCTCTTAGCATTTCTCTGGATGGTCTCAAGTTCAGCGACGACGCCTCCACTGAACCTAACAACGACGAGGCTCTCCAAGAATACGAGAATGGCTTCACCAAACTGGCCAACGCCATCACCTACGACAACTACGTCTCCACGCCCAAGAAGGAAGAGCTGTTCCATCCTGCGCCCAGCCTCGTGGACGACCTGCTGAGCGAACTCAACATCTCAGAGATCCAGAagctcaaacagcagctgatgcAG ATGGAGCGTGAGAAGGTCAACCTGCTGTCCACCCTGCAGGACTCCcagaagcagctggagcaggCTAACGGCGCACTGTCAGATCACCAGGAGAAGGTCAACCGCCTCACCGAGAACCTCAACGCCATCCGCAAGCTCCAGGCCAGCAAGGAGCGCCAGTCTGCCTTGGACAACGAGAAAGAACGTGATAGCCATGAAGACGGAGACTACTACGAGGTGGACATCAACGGACCTGAGATTCTGGAGTGCAAGTACAAG GTTGCTGTGTCTGAGGCAGGAGAGCTGAAGGAGGAACTGAAGACTCTGAAGACCGAGTACCAGGCCTGTCAGTCACGTTACGAAGACGAGCGCAACCGCCTGGAGAACGACGTCACAACGCTGGGAGAGAAGCTGGCAACTCTGGAGAAGACAAGTcactcagagagagaagagaaggctAAGCTGCAGAAGGAGCTGCGCAAG TTGAGCGATGTGGCAGGCGAGTCCCAGGGTAGTCTGAGTGTGGCACAGGACGAGCTGGTCACCTTCAGTGAAGAACTGGCCACCCTCTACAACCACGTCTGCATGTGCAACAACGAGACACCCAACCGCGTCATGCTCGACTTCTACAAGGAGGGTAAGGGCGGTCGGAGCAGTCCAGAGGGCCGTGGCCGCCGCTCTCCCATTTTGCTCACTAAGGGCCTCTTCCCCGAGCCTGGTAAGACCGACCTAAGCGACGGAGCCCCCTCACCAGTTTCCTCACTGCCTTCTCCTGTGTCTGACCACCGCCGCGAGCCCATGAACATCTATAATCTGGTGGCCATCATCAGAGACCAGATCAAGCACCTGCAGCTGGCTGTGGACCGCACCACGGAGCTTTCACGCCAGAGGGTGGCCTCCCTGGAGCTCGGCACCGTGGCCGACAAGGACAAGGAAGCCTGCATGGAGGAGATCCTCAAACTGAAATCCCTGCTCAGCACCAAGAGGGAACAGATTGCAACCCTGAGGACTGTCCTCAAGGCCAACAAGCAG ACAGCTGAAGTTGCTCTGGCCAATCTGAAGAGCAAGTATGAGAATGAGAAGGCCATGGTGACCGAGACCATGATGAAACTGAGGAATGAGCTCAAAGCCCTGAAGGAGGACGCTGccaccttttcctctctccgAGCCATGTTCGCCACACG TTGTGACGAGTATGTCACTCAGCTGGATGAGATGCAGAGGCAgctggctgcagcagaggaTGAGAAGAAGACCCTCAACTCCCTGCTGCGGATGGCTATCCAGCAGAAACTGGCCCTGACTCAGCGTCTGGAAGACCTGGAGTTCGACCACGAGCAGACCCGCCGGGGAGGCAACTCGGGCCGGACTAGGACCCGCAGCAAGGCCACCACCGCCACCTCCAACAACCCCCACGTAAGTCAGAGTCTCACCTGCTCTGGCTCCGGCCGCCCAGAGCCCAACAATGCTATGCCCAATGGCATTCTGGGAGGCCCCGTGGTGTTTTGCAGCGAGAAGTACAAGATCTACTGCGACTGA